The Clostridium aceticum genomic interval CTGAGTTAATAGGAGCAGGAATTTTGGTTATCATTGGTCTTTGGTTCATTACTCAAAGTTGGCTAAATTATAAGTACCCTAAAGAAAAGCTTCCCCAGCCAACTTCTATTGCCGTCATCAGTATTAATTCCTTAGGAATCGCTATTAATATATTACGGGATCCTTCAAAAGCCGACTTAGACATCTCTGGAATAATTGATACAAAGGAAGCGGTTTTATTAGGAATAGCTTTAGCTATCGATTCTTTAGCTATAGGCATTGCAGTTTCTCTTTCCTCTGTTTCTATCATTGTATTTACCTTATTTTTAGTAGCTATAATGAATTTAGTTTTTCTACTGTCAGGTATATTTGTAGGTAAAAACTATATAGCTTCTCGTTTAAAGGAAAAAACATCTTTTATACCAGGTTTTATATTAGTGATCTTAGGCTTAACTCGATTATTATCATAAAGTTTATCAAAATCCCATTATCTTATTAATGGGGTTTTTCTATTTCTATGTCAAATATGGGACATACTATACATGTAATTCTTTATAGATATGTACCTCCAAATTTTAATATATTAAGGGCTACATTTACAGCCCATGCTTTGGTGAAACCGTAGACCGTGTATATTAAAGTTTAACTTTAGAAGCACACATCTATAACTTGAGGTCAAAGTAAACATTTGCTTAAAGTTTATTATAGGAGGCATGGTATATTATGTTCGAGCACTATATTCACGAAATTGTTACTTATGTTATATATACGCTAGAGTTGATAGGGATATTCATCATTACTTATTCAGCTGTAAGAGGATTTATAAAGTACATAGGCGAAAGGTTAAAATTCAACGATACCTGCATCAAAATTGAAATAGCCAAAGGTTTAGCACTGGGTCTTGAATTTAAATTAGGAGGAGAGATCTTAAGAACCATCTTGGTTCGCACCATGGATGAAATCAAAGTGTTAGGAATGATAATAATTTTAAGAGTCGTTTTAACCTTCGTTATTCACTGGGAGATTACCTCCGAAATCCATCAAGAGGAAGAAATTAAAGATTATGTCCGCCAGCAAAGGCGAAAATAATCTTGTTGTTATATTTTCCATAAGGAGGGTATAAAAAGCACAAGTGAAAACAGGAGGTGGTTTTATTGCTTGAAGTAATTTTGGAGCTTATTTTAGATAGTGCTGAAGCTGCTTTTTTAGAAGTAGGTGTTTTTGTAGGTTTTGTCCTATTGTTGTTTGGTTATATCAACTATAAAAAGGCTGGAGATTTTATTGGCTCTATAGAAAGATCTAAAAAGTGGCAGCCTGTATTAGGTGCTTTATTAGGCCTGACACCTGGTTGTGGTGGTGCTATTTTTGTTATGCCGCTATTTTTTAAAGAGGCAGTAACCTTTGGAACAGTTGTGGCTACTTTGGTAGCCACAATGGGAGACTCTGCCTTTGTATTGATTGCTAGTCACCCTACAGCATATATTGTGGTTAGCTTTTTATCTTTTCTCGTTGCAATTATTACTGGTTATATTGTAGATACTACAGATATAGGATCTAATATCTTGTCCAAGTATAAGGCAAGGAAAAAGAGTAAAGAAGAGGTTGACAAATCTCATCAAGATGTGGATCATGCCCTTTTACACTATGAGTGTCAACGTATGTCAGGATGCAAAACTGATTTTATTGAACATATAGGTCACATAGAAGGTGATGAAATCGACTTATTGCTACACCATAAGTTAAAGGGGCATCAAAATCATGATACACTAGGTTATAAATTTACCCATAATAGCTTCTATCTTTACTGGCTTTTACTGTCTGTCGCTCTGCCCTTTAGTATAGCTTTGCTATGGCAAGTGGATATAAATGAATTGTTTATTCCTAATTTAGGACTAGTAATAGGCATCTTAGGAACTATTTTTTCAATTACTATGATGTTGATGAGTAAAAAGTTTTTGGGGGATGATACCCATGAAGAAACAGAACTAAAGATTATGTCCTTAAAAGAAACGATTATTCACAATGCACAGGATACTGCTTTTGTTGTAACCTGGGTGTTTGTTGGATTTTTAGCCTATGAACTTTTAGTACTGGCTATTGGTGGAGGAGATTATGCGGTTGGGGAAAATTTGATTGAAACTACTTTACTAGCCACTGGCATTTTATCAGTTTTTATAGGAGCAGCTATTGGCCTTATTCCAGGCTGTGGTCCTCAAATTATATTTGTGGCATTATTCACTAGAGGTCTAATTCCTTTTGCAGCCCTCTTCGCCAATGCTATTTCTCAAGATGGAGATGCATTGCTGCCTTTAATCGCTATTGATCGCCCCTCTGCCGTTTGGGCCACCATTATTACCACGATTCCAGCACTTATTTTTGGACTTATTCTCTATTGGTTTGAAATCAATACGGCTCTTTGGGCTCTTTTTCATTAAAGACGCTCAACAAACTATAAATATTCAAAAATCAGCAGATTCGCAGATTCAAAGTACAAAAAACAGCAACCATACGTATAAGAATATATGTATGGTTGCTCAATCCTCTTCTTTGTACCTTTTTCATGAAACTAATTATATATGTAAGGATTATCTAGTGCTTCAGTTTCTATTAGTTCCTCTACAATAACTATAGGAAGAGTTAAGTTCTTATCTACTGCTTCATCATAGTAATTAGTAGACTGTAATACCCCTTTTACCTTTACCCAAGTATCCTTTTTAAGTTCCGCTTCCTTATCCCAGTAACAGAGTAAACCTAAGGTTTCTGCATCATCAATGCAACAAGTCACTACCTTCCTAGCCACAATAAATTGATGTTCCCCGTAATGTGCTTTATCATGAATGAAGCCTTCGAATTCAATCTCTCTTCCATGATGTTGATCTAGATAATAAAAAATTTGTGTTAGTGTTTCTATATAGTTTGATGTTTCTATAGAAATCTTTCCTTGTGGGAGAAGATAATTTGTTGTTTGGTTTTCAAAGTTTTGTTGATAGACTTCTCCATAACCAATATCTACATGGTTTTTTTGTGAAAAATCATTGTCTATGCTTTGATTCCCTATGGTAAAAATCAACAAAACAGGAATAACAGCAATACTATAGCCAAGCTTTATTTTGTCTTTCTGAGCAAATACTTTTTTTATCTGAGCTGTTGTTAACATCGCCAATATAAATAAATAAAAAACAACATGCTTTATCATTGTAGAAGGAACATAATGTGCAATTTTATCCGTGCTTAGTAGATAATACATGAAGCAGGTAAAGCCAAATAGTATAAGAAATTCTATTAAACCTTTAATATTTATCTTTTTCATTTTTTAGCCTCTCTTTTATGCATTTATTTTATTTATCTTTCTATATACATATTGTTATAGAAAAAGATATATACTGTATTCTTTCGCAACTTTGCTGCATAATTCCTGCTGACATTAAAAAATTCTATAGATTCATATTTTTTCATGATAAAATAGTATCATACCAAAAAGTATAGTAACTACTTTAAACCACTATAAATTTAGGAGGGATACGATGTTAAAAGTTTTGGCAATTGTAGGTAGTCCTAGAAAAGGGAAAAATAATGATACACTAGTAGAACATATGCTAAAAGGGATTGCAGACTACAAAGAGGTTTCCGCATCTATAGAAAAACTCTATGCAAATAAAATGCAGATAGCATCCTGCACAGCCTGTGAAGGATGCGGAAGAAAAAAAGGATGTGTAATAAAGGATGATATGAATAGCCTTTACACCAAATTTGATGAAGCTGATATTGTTATCATCTCTTCTCCTTTATACTTCTGCAGTGTTAGTTCTCAGCTAAAAGCTATCATTGATCGAAACCAAGCGATATGGTCCAGCAAATACATATTAAATGATTCTTTAATTAACAAAGAAAAGTCTCGTTTAGGCTACTTTATTTGTACCGCTGGTATGCCTGATGAACCCCATCTTTTTGATGCCACCCTACCAGTTATGGAGCTTTTCTTTAAGTCTATTAACACAAGTCATGAAGGAAATCTCTTCGTACCTAATGTAGACCAGCAACCTATTATGGAGGATGAAAAAATGCTACAGGAGGCTTACGCCTTAGGGGCTAAATTAATAGAAAAAGCTGCTACATTATAGTTTATTTAGGCAAAACAAAAGCAAGAGGGGTACTAGCTACGACCTCTTGCTCTTTTATTTATACTTCTAGATGTTCATCCCCTGGCTCCCAATCAATAGGACATAATCCTCCAGATTGTAGGGCTTGTAAAACTCTTAAGGTTTCATCTACGCTTCTTCCAACATTTAGATCATGCACTACTGAATATCTCAAAATCCCTTCAGGATCAATAATAAATAACCCTCTTAAAGCAATACCTTCTTCTTCAATTAGCACCCCATAATCTCTGGCTACTTTTTGTGTCATATCAGATGCCAGTGGAAAAGCTAGTTTTCCTAGTCCACCTTGTTCCTGCACTGTATTAATCCAAGCTTTATGGGAGTGTTCACTGTCTGTGCTTACACCCAAAACTTCAGCATTCAATTTCTTAAAGCCTTCAATTTTTTTGCTAAATCCTGTAATTTCTGTAGGGCAAACAAAGGTGAAGTCTAGAGGATAGAAAAACATCACTAACCACTTACCTGTATATTGATCCAGTGTTACTTTCCCAAACTCTTTTCCTTCTCCATCCACAGTTTTCATTTCAAAATAAGGTGCTTGTACACCTACTAATCTTTCCGCCATTAGAATACCTCCTATACCTAATAAGTTCTTCACTTGAATTTTTATTCTTTTGCTTCTCAATTTATATATTTCCCAAAAAAATGTTTTAAAACACCTAAAGCTTAAATTTGATAATATTTTTTATATGAAATTAAATATCAATAGTCCTTTGTCCATAGATTCATAAATAAAAAGAGATATATTCTTCCACTGAAAGAATACATCTCTTTGACCCTACTATATGGACTTGTTTTTCAATAGTCTCATTCCGTTTAGTATAACAATGATAGAGGCTCCTGTATCAGCAAAAACTGCCATCCATAGATTAGCTCTTCCCATAAAGGTTAAGATTAAAAAAAGCGCTTTCACTACAATAGAAAAAATAATATTTTGCGTAATAATTTTTAAGGTTTTACGGCTTAGCATGACTACATAAGCCAGCTTATTGAGGTCATCCCCCATTAAAGCGATATCTGCGGTTTCTAGTGCAGCATCTGTTCCTGCCGCCCCCATAGCAATTCCTACCGAAGCTGTTGCTAAGGCTGGAGTATCATTTATACCATCTCCTACCATAGCTACTTTATCATACTTCTGAATCAGCTCTTTTACCGCCTCTAACTTATTCTCAGGTAATAGTTCACTTTTAAATTCTTGTATCCCTATGGCTTCTGCTACCGTTTTTGCAGTAGTATGATGATCTCCTGTAAGCATAATAGTACTTTCAATTCCTGCTTCTTTTAAGCCTTCAATAGCGGTCTTACTCATGTCTCGAATTTCGTCTGCTACGGTAATGATACAAATAATATCTGTATCATCCCCCAACAATACGACAGTTTTACCTTCTTTTTGGTAGTCTTCTATCTTCCCTTGAGCTGCCTCTAAACTTATTTTGTTTTCTTGGAATAAACGAGGGTTTCCTAAATAATAGTTTTTACCTTGAACCCTTCCCTTAACCCCTTGACCTATTATAGCTTGGAAATCTTCCAAAGAGACATCCGGTACAATCCCTTTGTATCTGGCCTTTTTCACAATCGCTCTACCTATAGGATGTTCTGAGGCTTTTTCTAAGGTAGCAGCAATTCTTAAAGGTACTTCCCCTTCTTTTTCCCTTAGGATTTCTACGTCTATTACAGAAGGCCTTCCAAGGGTTAATGTACCTGTTTTATCAAAAGCTATAGCCTTAATTCTTCCCGCCTCTTCTAAATGGATGCCTCCCTTGATAAGAATCCCTTGTTTTGAAGCATTACCAATAGCCGATACAATAGAAACTGGTGTGGAAATAACAAGAGCACAGGGACAAGAAATTACTAATAAAATCAATGCCTTCTTAATCCATGGAGCAAAATCTCCTCCCCCTATTAGTGGAGGGATAAAAGCAATGGCAACAGCTAAAAGCACTACAATAGGTGTATAGTACTTGGCAAATTTATCAACAAATTGTTGAGAAGGTGCCTTTTCCGCTTGAGCTTCCTCTACCATATTCATGATTTTAGACAGCGTAGTATCCTCCACTAGTTTTGTCACTTTAATTTCCAGTAACCCTTGTTGATTGATGGTTCCAGCAAAAACTTCACTTCCCATCATTTTTTCTACAGGAATGGATTCCCCTGTAATAGGTGCTTGATTCACGAAGGAATACCCCTGGTTTACAGTACCATCAATTGGTATTCTTTCACCTGGCTTTATAATAACAATATCCCCTATAGATAGTTCTTCTACAGGCACAGTAACTTCTCCACTTGAGGTCTTTAATAATGCTTCATTTGGTGCTAACTCCATCAGCTGCGAGATGGCCCTTCTAGTCTTATCCATAGTGTACACCTGTAGGGTATTTCCTATAGAAAATAGAAACACCACTGCAGCACCTTCACTCCATTCCCCTAGAAAAGCTGCTCCAATAGCTGCCACTAACATAAGAAAATTCATATCTAGGCTCAAGGATTTTACTGCATAAAGTCCACTTTTAGCAATGTGATATCCTCCTGTAACCATAGCTAAAGCAAAAAAGGGAATAGAGGCATCCTTATTGCCAACTGCAAGGGACAGGATTAAGCCTACTAAAGTAAAAATTCCTGAAATAAAGGTTAATAATGTCCTTTTGTTCTGATACCATAAGGTTTCTTGACCTTTTTTTGTATTTTGTCTTCTACCTTCCAACAGTGTCCCTTCATGCCCTGTTTCTTTGATGGCTTGTAGTATCTCATTCTGCTGTTCTTGATGCTTTACATACAATTTCGAAGTAGAAAAATTCAAAATAGCTTCTTGAACCCCTTCTATTTGTAAAACTCTTTTTTCAACCTTACCAGCGCAACTGGGGCAGTCTAGACCCTTTACCATAAAGGTGTCCCGTTTTACTGACAACGCCATTTTTACTGCCTGTAAATTTTCCATTATCTTGTCCCCCTTAAATTAAGCAAACTACTTTATTCTGTACTTAGCTGTGTTGTATGTGATGCAAACCTTCATTGAAAATCTTTTTAATATGTGCATCGTCTAAGGAATAATAGATCACTTTTCCCTCCCGTCTAAATTTTACTAATCTCCTGCTCTTTAATAG includes:
- the ytaF gene encoding sporulation membrane protein YtaF, giving the protein MIEGLLIAIAISMDSLSVGIAYGIKNIKVPLRSLIILDCISVILLSFGFFMGNLLTQLVPAFVTELIGAGILVIIGLWFITQSWLNYKYPKEKLPQPTSIAVISINSLGIAINILRDPSKADLDISGIIDTKEAVLLGIALAIDSLAIGIAVSLSSVSIIVFTLFLVAIMNLVFLLSGIFVGKNYIASRLKEKTSFIPGFILVILGLTRLLS
- a CDS encoding DUF1622 domain-containing protein; the protein is MFEHYIHEIVTYVIYTLELIGIFIITYSAVRGFIKYIGERLKFNDTCIKIEIAKGLALGLEFKLGGEILRTILVRTMDEIKVLGMIIILRVVLTFVIHWEITSEIHQEEEIKDYVRQQRRK
- a CDS encoding putative manganese transporter, whose amino-acid sequence is MLEVILELILDSAEAAFLEVGVFVGFVLLLFGYINYKKAGDFIGSIERSKKWQPVLGALLGLTPGCGGAIFVMPLFFKEAVTFGTVVATLVATMGDSAFVLIASHPTAYIVVSFLSFLVAIITGYIVDTTDIGSNILSKYKARKKSKEEVDKSHQDVDHALLHYECQRMSGCKTDFIEHIGHIEGDEIDLLLHHKLKGHQNHDTLGYKFTHNSFYLYWLLLSVALPFSIALLWQVDINELFIPNLGLVIGILGTIFSITMMLMSKKFLGDDTHEETELKIMSLKETIIHNAQDTAFVVTWVFVGFLAYELLVLAIGGGDYAVGENLIETTLLATGILSVFIGAAIGLIPGCGPQIIFVALFTRGLIPFAALFANAISQDGDALLPLIAIDRPSAVWATIITTIPALIFGLILYWFEINTALWALFH
- a CDS encoding TIGR03943 family putative permease subunit, yielding MKKINIKGLIEFLILFGFTCFMYYLLSTDKIAHYVPSTMIKHVVFYLFILAMLTTAQIKKVFAQKDKIKLGYSIAVIPVLLIFTIGNQSIDNDFSQKNHVDIGYGEVYQQNFENQTTNYLLPQGKISIETSNYIETLTQIFYYLDQHHGREIEFEGFIHDKAHYGEHQFIVARKVVTCCIDDAETLGLLCYWDKEAELKKDTWVKVKGVLQSTNYYDEAVDKNLTLPIVIVEELIETEALDNPYIYN
- a CDS encoding flavodoxin family protein; translation: MLKVLAIVGSPRKGKNNDTLVEHMLKGIADYKEVSASIEKLYANKMQIASCTACEGCGRKKGCVIKDDMNSLYTKFDEADIVIISSPLYFCSVSSQLKAIIDRNQAIWSSKYILNDSLINKEKSRLGYFICTAGMPDEPHLFDATLPVMELFFKSINTSHEGNLFVPNVDQQPIMEDEKMLQEAYALGAKLIEKAATL
- a CDS encoding peroxiredoxin, with product MAERLVGVQAPYFEMKTVDGEGKEFGKVTLDQYTGKWLVMFFYPLDFTFVCPTEITGFSKKIEGFKKLNAEVLGVSTDSEHSHKAWINTVQEQGGLGKLAFPLASDMTQKVARDYGVLIEEEGIALRGLFIIDPEGILRYSVVHDLNVGRSVDETLRVLQALQSGGLCPIDWEPGDEHLEV
- a CDS encoding heavy metal translocating P-type ATPase; this translates as MALSVKRDTFMVKGLDCPSCAGKVEKRVLQIEGVQEAILNFSTSKLYVKHQEQQNEILQAIKETGHEGTLLEGRRQNTKKGQETLWYQNKRTLLTFISGIFTLVGLILSLAVGNKDASIPFFALAMVTGGYHIAKSGLYAVKSLSLDMNFLMLVAAIGAAFLGEWSEGAAVVFLFSIGNTLQVYTMDKTRRAISQLMELAPNEALLKTSSGEVTVPVEELSIGDIVIIKPGERIPIDGTVNQGYSFVNQAPITGESIPVEKMMGSEVFAGTINQQGLLEIKVTKLVEDTTLSKIMNMVEEAQAEKAPSQQFVDKFAKYYTPIVVLLAVAIAFIPPLIGGGDFAPWIKKALILLVISCPCALVISTPVSIVSAIGNASKQGILIKGGIHLEEAGRIKAIAFDKTGTLTLGRPSVIDVEILREKEGEVPLRIAATLEKASEHPIGRAIVKKARYKGIVPDVSLEDFQAIIGQGVKGRVQGKNYYLGNPRLFQENKISLEAAQGKIEDYQKEGKTVVLLGDDTDIICIITVADEIRDMSKTAIEGLKEAGIESTIMLTGDHHTTAKTVAEAIGIQEFKSELLPENKLEAVKELIQKYDKVAMVGDGINDTPALATASVGIAMGAAGTDAALETADIALMGDDLNKLAYVVMLSRKTLKIITQNIIFSIVVKALFLILTFMGRANLWMAVFADTGASIIVILNGMRLLKNKSI